The genomic DNA AATCATCCCTTATCGTGCCGTCGGCAGCTCCAATCAATTCCTCATGGGTGTTAAAGCGGATCAAATTCAAATTTGGGAGCAAGGGATAAAGTATGAGACCAGCAATGTCATTGTCGGTCTTTCCTTCACAAATATTTCAGGGGAAGGGGAATATCAAGCAATTCTTCATCCGAAAATGCTTGCTGATTCTACTGTGACATCTTCGGCCTCATAAGAAAATCCAAAAACAGAGGAGGATATGGAATGACGAAGCTAAAACTTCGATTGACATTAATATGGTATAAGCTTTTGATCAAACTGGGTGTGAAGACAGAAGAGATCTATTACATAGGCGGAAACGAGGCTCTGCCTTCCCCCTTATCAAAAGACGAGGAAGCCTTGCTTCTGAAGAAATTGCCTAAAGGGGATAAAGCAGCCAGAGCGGTCTTGATTGAGCGGAATTTAAGGCTTGTCGTTTATATCGCACGTAAATTCGAAAATACGGGGATCAACATTGAGGACCTCATCAGTATCGGTACAATCGGACTGATTAAAGCGGTGAATACATTTAATCCAGAAAAGAAAATTAAGCTTGCAACCTATGCTTCACGCTGTATCGAGAATGAAATCCTGATGTATCTGAGACGCAATAATAAGACCCGTTCTGAGGTATCCTTCGACGAGCCTTTGAATGTGGATTGGGACGGGAATGAGCTTTTATTGTCAGATGTACTAGGTACTGAAGAAGATATCATTACGAGAGACATCGAAGCGAGTGTCGATCGGAAATTGCTCGTCAAAGCCCTTTATTCCTTATCACCAAGGGAAAAGCAAATCATGGAACTGAGATTCGGTCTTGCTGGTGGAGAGGAGAAAACCCAAAAGGATGTTGCAGATTTATTAGGGATTTCCCAATCTTATATTTCAAGGCTTGAAAAGCGGATCATTAAACGATTGCAGAAAGAATTCAACAAGATGATGTAACACGATTACGAAGACAATTTCAAAGCTTGTGCATAAAAATCCCTCCTGCGGAGATACTTAGTTTTGACAGTTACTCCCAATTGGAGGGGAAGATATGACACGAAATAAAGTTGAAATTTGTGGTGTGGATACATCTAAGCTTCCAGTTTTGAAGAACACAGAAATGCGGATTTTGTTCAAAGAAATGCAAAATGGTGATTTGTCAGCAAGAGAAAAATTAGTCAATGGAAACTTAAGATTAGTATTGAGTGTCATCCAACGATTCAATAATCGTGGAGAATATGTCGATGACCTGTTCCAAGTCGGATGTATCGGACTTATGAAATCGATTGACAACTTCGATCTAGGTCAGAACGTCAAATTTTCCACTTATGCAGTCCCGATGATCATCGGAGAAATCAGACGCTATTTAAGGGATAATAATCCGATCCGAGTGTCACGCTCATTAAGGGATATCGCTTACAAAGCGCTGCAAGTACGCGATAAGATTGTCAGTAAGGAGTCCAGAGAGCCGAACCCGACTGAAATTGCTCGCGAATTGGATGTGACGAAAGAAGAGGTCGTTTTCGCACTGGATGCGATCCAGGACCCCGTCTCTTTGTTTGAACCGATTTACAATGATGGGGGAGAGCCGATCTACGTCATGGATCAGATCAGCGATGATAAACAGAAGGATTATCAATGGATTGAAGAAATCGCATTACGAGAAGCGATGACACGACTAAACCAACGGGAGAAGATGATTCTTACTATGCGGTTTTTCCAGGGGAAAACCCAGATGGAAGTTGCAGAAGAGATCGGTATTTCTCAAGCACAAGTATCACGATTGGAAAAAGCGGCAATCAATCAAATGAACAAGAGCATTCAAAGCAGTTAAATAGGTGAATCGGCGCTGATCCATGAGGGTCAGTGCTTTTTTTGTTCATTTTAAATGAATTTCTCATATATTTTAGAGAGGAGCCTTGTATAACCTAGCACGTAATTTGAAAGGCGGGAGTAAACGGTGATAAAAATATCCGAATTTCAGGTAAAAGATGTTGTCAATGTTTCCAATGGTAGAAAATTGGGCCATATCGCGGACCTTGAGATCAATCTTGGATCAGGAAAAATTGAAGCGATCGTCATTCCAGGAGCCGGCCGTATGATGGGATTCATGCGAAAGGAAAATGATATTATCATCCCCTGGAGAGATATCGTGAAAATCGGCAAAGACGTAATCTTGGTCAGATTTGAAGATCAAGCGGAAAACCAACTGTCACCTCAAGGGTTCCATAATTCTACGAAAAATTAAAAGCTTGTATCCAATTCTCCAACAATTCAACAACTTGTGATAAAATAAGGGGAGCAATCAGAACAATCGACAGCCGGGTATCGATGTTCAAGGAGGGTTGAAAATGGCTGAACCGTTCCAATTAAAACATGAAACATTCTTTGATATTCAAATGAAATCAGATGTTGCACATAACCCAGTTGTAGCTGGATTTTCAACAAGGCATGGAGGATTCAGTGACAAGCCATTTCAATCCTTGAATCTTGGACTGCATGTGAACGACAATCCCAATGATGTGGTTCGGAATCGCATCAAACTTGCTGAGGCGCTAGGTACGACCCTTGACCAATGGGTCTTCGCCGAACAAGTTCATGGAAAGGAAATCCAAAAAGTCAGTGCTGGTGATCGTGGCAAGGGTTCAACCATAATGAAAACGGGAATGATAGGGAAAGATGGTTTGTACACGAAAGATCGCGACACAGTACTTGCACTCGCTTTCGCAGATTGTGTACCGGTCTTCTTCTCAGCTCCTGGTCATTCCATTGTAGGTATTGTACATGCTGGATGGAAAGGCTCTGTTCTCGGCATTGCACGAGATATGGTCGAGCTTTGGAAACAGGATGAAGGTATTCCAGTTGAGGATATCAAGGTATGGATCGGCCCATCCATCCAACAATGTTGTTATGAAGTTGATGAACGTGTCATCTCCAATGTGGACAAGGTGGCTGATTCTCGATATAGCCCATATACTCGGAAGGATTCTGAAGACAAATTCATGTTGAGTTTACAGCGGCTGAATCAGCAATTGATTCTTCAAACAGGGATTCCTGAGAAGAACATCCAAGTCTCAGATCATTGTACAAGCTGTGAAGTCTCGACCTTCTTTTCACATAGGAAGGAAAAAGGTCAAACAGGCAGGATGCTTGGTTTCATCAAGTTGTTATAGGTGGTGAAGATTAATTACATTGAGTATTCAAAATAACTTGCAGATGATAAAGCAGCAGATTGAGGATGCATGTCAACATTCCGGAAGAAATGCAGATGAAGTATCCATCATTGCTGTGACAAAGTACGTAAGCGTTGATACAGCTCAAGAAGCTGTTTCCGCAGGTGTGACCCACTTAGGTGAAAATCGGGATGATGGATTCTTACATAAATATGAACAAATTGACGGCAACGTCGCATGGCATTTCATAGGCACGTTGCAATCACGGAAAGTCAAGTCGATCATCGACAAGGTCGACTATATCCATTCATTGGACAGGATGTCTCTGGCAAAAGAAATACAAAAAAGGGCAGAGAAGAAAATCAAATGCTTCGTGCAAGTCAACGTTTCAGGGGAGGATTCCAAGCATGGCATAAACCCTGATCAATTGCCCGATTTCATCCGAAAGTTGTCCGATTATGATTCAATCGAGGTTGTCGGTCTGATGACGATGGCGCCTTTCATTGAGGATGAAGAAAGGCTCCGTTCATACTTCCGAGAAATGAGACGACTACAAATGGAGGTCCAGGCGATGAAGCTTTCCCATGCCCCTTGCCAAGAGCTCTCCATGGGAATGTCGAATGATTATGCCATTGCTGTAGAGGAAGGGGCAACATTTGTCCGAATCGGTACTTCACTTGTTGGAAAAGAATTTTAAGGAGGCTCACCATGGGTATAAAATCAAAGTTGAAACATTTTTTCGCTTT from Pseudalkalibacillus sp. SCS-8 includes the following:
- the sigE gene encoding RNA polymerase sporulation sigma factor SigE, which codes for MTKLKLRLTLIWYKLLIKLGVKTEEIYYIGGNEALPSPLSKDEEALLLKKLPKGDKAARAVLIERNLRLVVYIARKFENTGINIEDLISIGTIGLIKAVNTFNPEKKIKLATYASRCIENEILMYLRRNNKTRSEVSFDEPLNVDWDGNELLLSDVLGTEEDIITRDIEASVDRKLLVKALYSLSPREKQIMELRFGLAGGEEKTQKDVADLLGISQSYISRLEKRIIKRLQKEFNKMM
- the sigG gene encoding RNA polymerase sporulation sigma factor SigG, with protein sequence MTRNKVEICGVDTSKLPVLKNTEMRILFKEMQNGDLSAREKLVNGNLRLVLSVIQRFNNRGEYVDDLFQVGCIGLMKSIDNFDLGQNVKFSTYAVPMIIGEIRRYLRDNNPIRVSRSLRDIAYKALQVRDKIVSKESREPNPTEIARELDVTKEEVVFALDAIQDPVSLFEPIYNDGGEPIYVMDQISDDKQKDYQWIEEIALREAMTRLNQREKMILTMRFFQGKTQMEVAEEIGISQAQVSRLEKAAINQMNKSIQSS
- a CDS encoding YlmC/YmxH family sporulation protein, which produces MIKISEFQVKDVVNVSNGRKLGHIADLEINLGSGKIEAIVIPGAGRMMGFMRKENDIIIPWRDIVKIGKDVILVRFEDQAENQLSPQGFHNSTKN
- the pgeF gene encoding peptidoglycan editing factor PgeF encodes the protein MAEPFQLKHETFFDIQMKSDVAHNPVVAGFSTRHGGFSDKPFQSLNLGLHVNDNPNDVVRNRIKLAEALGTTLDQWVFAEQVHGKEIQKVSAGDRGKGSTIMKTGMIGKDGLYTKDRDTVLALAFADCVPVFFSAPGHSIVGIVHAGWKGSVLGIARDMVELWKQDEGIPVEDIKVWIGPSIQQCCYEVDERVISNVDKVADSRYSPYTRKDSEDKFMLSLQRLNQQLILQTGIPEKNIQVSDHCTSCEVSTFFSHRKEKGQTGRMLGFIKLL
- a CDS encoding YggS family pyridoxal phosphate-dependent enzyme; the encoded protein is MSIQNNLQMIKQQIEDACQHSGRNADEVSIIAVTKYVSVDTAQEAVSAGVTHLGENRDDGFLHKYEQIDGNVAWHFIGTLQSRKVKSIIDKVDYIHSLDRMSLAKEIQKRAEKKIKCFVQVNVSGEDSKHGINPDQLPDFIRKLSDYDSIEVVGLMTMAPFIEDEERLRSYFREMRRLQMEVQAMKLSHAPCQELSMGMSNDYAIAVEEGATFVRIGTSLVGKEF